One segment of Campylobacter hominis ATCC BAA-381 DNA contains the following:
- a CDS encoding tRNA nucleotidyltransferase/poly(A) polymerase family protein, which yields MSKPKDIDIEVYDINPEIFEKIMLGIGAKGVGKSFFVYKFENFDIALARSENKIGVGHKAFEVEVCNDERMAVKRRDFSINAVMINIFTGEICDFYGGVADIRARVLRMVCEKTFVEDSLRVLRGAQFCARFNLKIEQNTLKIMQKIKLDDLSKDRIRDELVKLFRAKFLAHGFKILQILGIDEKIFGVKISDKQNKKITGILKNSAKIVQNEMFFLYVILNFLHLDKLKILRSLNLNSVYKRILNEPFYERVSSFALCEISSKIPLKSWLGMYSAHRVKMAKSLRIYDNRLHFKVSGAKFVKIGLNGIKIATAIKNERSKKIRKHINKIKNLKNSL from the coding sequence ATGTCAAAGCCTAAAGATATCGATATTGAAGTTTATGATATAAATCCTGAAATTTTTGAAAAAATTATGCTTGGTATCGGCGCAAAAGGCGTTGGAAAAAGTTTTTTTGTGTATAAATTTGAAAATTTTGATATCGCTTTGGCACGCAGTGAAAATAAAATCGGCGTCGGTCACAAGGCTTTTGAAGTTGAAGTTTGCAACGATGAACGAATGGCTGTCAAAAGGCGGGATTTTAGCATAAATGCCGTTATGATAAATATTTTTACTGGTGAGATTTGCGATTTTTACGGCGGCGTGGCCGATATCAGGGCACGAGTTTTGCGTATGGTTTGCGAAAAAACTTTTGTTGAAGACAGTCTTCGCGTGCTTCGAGGAGCGCAGTTTTGCGCTAGATTTAATCTGAAAATAGAACAAAATACGCTTAAAATTATGCAAAAGATAAAGCTTGATGATTTAAGTAAGGATCGCATTAGAGATGAGCTTGTGAAACTTTTTAGAGCAAAATTTTTAGCTCACGGCTTTAAAATTTTGCAAATTTTAGGAATTGATGAAAAAATTTTCGGCGTTAAAATTTCCGATAAACAAAATAAAAAGATTACAGGAATTTTAAAAAATAGCGCAAAAATCGTGCAAAACGAGATGTTTTTTTTGTATGTCATATTAAATTTTTTGCATCTTGATAAACTTAAAATTCTGCGTTCTTTAAATCTTAATTCGGTTTATAAGCGCATTTTAAATGAACCTTTTTATGAGCGCGTAAGCAGTTTTGCGCTTTGTGAAATTTCAAGTAAAATACCGTTAAAATCGTGGCTTGGAATGTATAGCGCGCACCGCGTGAAAATGGCGAAGTCGTTGCGTATTTATGATAATCGTCTGCATTTTAAAGTTTCAGGCGCTAAATTTGTAAAAATCGGCTTAAATGGCATAAAAATTGCAACCGCAATAAAAAATGAGCGCAGTAAAAAGATACGAAAACATATAAATAAAATCAAAAATTT
- a CDS encoding CiaD-like domain-containing protein produces the protein MKIEDIAKIVIEELGNAQKSKNSETENTDEKNSINENIGEKKFNEKKLQDENLLQENSGVEEPYLPGENFENENLSNDNFVNENSMYLNTAGFSDKKINDEILSDDSLNAQNSKSPKPLQKPVQTEKLNDENLADKSLQIKISNENFLKKSQIKDEIEFLTAIKERILVLFDGLEMFDKADIEARVKLNLKFMEFLIASIENRIKNLSN, from the coding sequence ATGAAAATAGAAGACATCGCTAAAATCGTAATTGAAGAGCTTGGGAACGCGCAAAAATCTAAAAATTCGGAAACCGAAAATACTGATGAAAAAAACTCAATAAATGAAAATATCGGTGAAAAAAAATTCAATGAGAAAAAATTGCAGGATGAAAACTTACTGCAAGAAAATTCAGGTGTTGAAGAGCCGTATTTACCTGGAGAAAATTTTGAAAATGAAAATTTATCAAATGATAATTTCGTTAATGAAAATTCTATGTATTTAAATACGGCCGGTTTTTCGGATAAAAAAATAAATGATGAAATTCTATCTGATGACAGTTTAAACGCTCAAAATTCAAAATCACCGAAACCGCTTCAAAAACCTGTACAAACTGAAAAGCTAAACGATGAAAATTTAGCGGATAAATCCTTGCAAATCAAAATTTCCAATGAAAATTTTCTAAAAAAATCTCAAATAAAAGATGAAATAGAGTTTTTAACAGCCATAAAAGAGCGTATTTTGGTGCTTTTTGACGGACTTGAAATGTTTGATAAAGCGGACATTGAAGCAAGAGTTAAACTAAATTTAAAATTTATGGAATTTTTGATTGCAAGTATCGAAAATAGAATTAAAAACCTTTCAAATTAG
- the leuB gene encoding 3-isopropylmalate dehydrogenase has protein sequence MKKYDICVIKGDGIGPEIIDEAVKVLDAISHKCGFELNFDYFLMGGAAIDVFGEPLPKNTLDAALKSDAVLFGAIGGEKWDKLPRHLRPESGLLRIRKELGAFANLRPAIIFDELINASTLKSEVVSGANIMVVRELTGGIYFGQPREKHENDAFNTMVYSSMEIERVAKVAFETAMKRHKKVTLVDKANVLETSQLWREVVENVAKDYKEVVLDFMYVDNAAMQLVRAPKQFDVILTENLFGDILSDEASMVCGSIGLLPSASIGGKTGIYEPIHGSAPDIAGQGIANPIATILSASMMLRYALNETAGADMIEKAVKSVLKDGYRTKDIANFDAKELCTTSEMGSIIADYASK, from the coding sequence ATGAAGAAATACGATATTTGTGTCATAAAAGGCGACGGAATAGGACCTGAGATTATAGATGAAGCTGTAAAAGTACTTGATGCGATTTCGCATAAATGCGGTTTTGAATTAAATTTCGATTATTTTTTAATGGGTGGCGCTGCGATTGACGTTTTTGGCGAGCCTTTACCTAAAAATACGTTGGACGCTGCTTTAAAAAGCGATGCCGTGCTTTTCGGGGCTATAGGCGGAGAAAAATGGGATAAACTTCCTAGACATTTGCGTCCTGAAAGCGGACTTTTGCGAATCAGAAAAGAGCTTGGCGCTTTTGCAAATTTACGCCCTGCGATAATTTTCGACGAGTTAATCAATGCTTCCACATTAAAATCTGAAGTTGTAAGCGGCGCAAATATAATGGTCGTGAGAGAATTAACGGGTGGAATTTACTTTGGACAACCACGCGAAAAGCACGAAAACGACGCGTTTAACACAATGGTTTACAGTTCAATGGAAATAGAGCGCGTGGCGAAAGTAGCATTTGAAACTGCGATGAAACGCCATAAAAAAGTTACTTTGGTGGATAAGGCGAATGTTCTTGAGACAAGTCAGCTTTGGCGTGAAGTAGTAGAAAATGTAGCCAAAGATTATAAGGAAGTTGTGCTTGATTTTATGTATGTGGATAATGCAGCTATGCAGCTTGTGCGTGCGCCAAAGCAATTTGACGTGATTTTAACGGAAAATCTTTTTGGAGATATTTTAAGCGATGAAGCAAGTATGGTTTGTGGAAGTATCGGGCTTTTGCCAAGTGCAAGTATCGGCGGTAAAACAGGAATATATGAACCGATTCACGGAAGTGCGCCTGATATCGCAGGACAAGGCATAGCAAATCCTATCGCTACTATTTTAAGCGCCTCTATGATGTTAAGATATGCTTTAAATGAAACAGCCGGAGCAGATATGATTGAAAAAGCCGTAAAATCTGTATTAAAAGACGGTTATCGCACAAAAGACATTGCAAATTTCGACGCAAAAGAGCTTTGCACTACAAGCGAAATGGGTTCGATAATTGCGGATTACGCGAGCAAATAA
- a CDS encoding 3-isopropylmalate dehydratase small subunit gives MAKVWKFKDNVDTDIIIAARYLNTSDENELAKHIMEDADPKFFSKISRGDIIVAGENFGCGSSREHAPMALKAAGISCVIAKSFARIFYRNSFNMGLLILESHQTDEINEGDELEINVNNGEIKNLTQNKIYKFTQIPAFMQELLKDGGLINYAKKNMK, from the coding sequence ATGGCAAAAGTTTGGAAATTTAAAGATAACGTAGATACAGACATAATTATCGCAGCCCGCTATTTAAACACTTCCGATGAGAACGAACTTGCAAAACACATAATGGAGGACGCGGATCCCAAGTTTTTCAGTAAAATTTCACGCGGCGACATAATAGTAGCAGGAGAAAATTTCGGTTGTGGAAGCAGCAGAGAACACGCTCCAATGGCGCTAAAAGCTGCCGGAATAAGTTGCGTTATAGCAAAATCTTTTGCAAGAATTTTTTACAGAAACAGTTTTAATATGGGACTTTTAATTTTAGAAAGCCATCAAACTGATGAAATAAACGAAGGCGATGAGCTTGAAATCAATGTAAATAACGGTGAAATTAAAAATTTAACGCAAAATAAAATTTATAAATTTACGCAGATTCCTGCATTTATGCAAGAGCTTTTAAAAGATGGCGGGCTTATAAATTACGCTAAAAAAAATATGAAATAA
- a CDS encoding LysE family translocator, with amino-acid sequence MDYLLFLGTFFLISVSPGINMILALSFGLSVGWKKSIFLILGQNVAIAILSLICGLGLGFLMIKFPNVFYVFKICGGIYILFLSFKIYRDSGKINLQKVRSNITKKELFSQGFLISFTNPKAWIFIGSLLPKFLGSSHTLSVSLGILIAIIVVVEFCCLNLYALGGAFMKKFVSGRANLINKISAFTIGFLGLIIIFE; translated from the coding sequence TTGGATTATTTGCTATTTTTAGGAACTTTTTTTCTAATTTCGGTAAGTCCTGGAATTAATATGATTTTAGCTCTTAGCTTCGGGCTTAGCGTCGGTTGGAAAAAGAGTATTTTTTTGATTTTGGGTCAAAATGTTGCAATTGCCATTTTATCACTTATTTGCGGACTTGGACTTGGTTTTTTGATGATAAAATTTCCAAATGTTTTTTATGTTTTTAAAATTTGCGGCGGAATTTATATTTTATTTTTAAGCTTTAAAATTTACAGAGACAGCGGTAAAATAAATTTACAAAAAGTGCGCTCAAACATTACAAAAAAGGAGCTTTTTTCGCAAGGATTTTTGATAAGTTTCACAAATCCGAAAGCGTGGATTTTTATAGGTTCACTTTTACCGAAATTTTTAGGAAGTTCTCATACTTTAAGCGTTTCTCTTGGAATTTTAATCGCTATTATCGTAGTTGTTGAGTTTTGCTGCTTAAATTTATATGCTCTTGGAGGCGCTTTTATGAAAAAATTTGTAAGCGGCAGGGCAAATTTGATAAATAAAATTTCAGCTTTTACGATTGGATTTTTAGGTTTAATTATTATTTTTGAGTAA
- a CDS encoding DUF4405 domain-containing protein has product MKIRQSFATTPVIGTFAVIAISGILLFLHIKNKPLELIHTYIGLAFVLFAVLHMAANFGGLKRYFRGNKILLNLAICVVSTAAFLGLTFMSNQNNDKISKPQLNELYSKISNLKIAEISQILNTNDTNLVKLENFKNLTVKEAKKSGKISEKELINLILNQ; this is encoded by the coding sequence ATGAAAATCAGACAATCATTTGCTACAACGCCTGTTATAGGAACTTTTGCGGTCATTGCGATAAGCGGAATTTTACTATTTTTACACATAAAAAACAAACCGCTTGAACTAATTCACACTTATATCGGTTTGGCGTTTGTTTTATTTGCCGTTTTACATATGGCGGCAAATTTCGGCGGCTTGAAAAGATATTTCAGGGGCAATAAAATTTTATTAAATTTAGCGATTTGTGTCGTAAGTACGGCTGCGTTTTTAGGACTTACTTTTATGTCTAATCAAAACAACGATAAAATCAGCAAACCGCAATTAAACGAGTTATATTCTAAAATTTCAAATTTAAAAATAGCTGAAATTTCACAAATTTTAAATACAAATGACACAAATCTTGTCAAACTTGAAAATTTTAAAAATTTAACTGTGAAAGAGGCGAAAAAAAGTGGCAAAATCAGCGAAAAAGAGCTTATAAATTTAATTTTAAATCAATAA
- the hemE gene encoding uroporphyrinogen decarboxylase, producing the protein MIFIDACLKKKTPYTPVWMMRQAGRYLPEYMKVRNEVGGFLELCKNYKKASEVTIQPVEILGVDAAILFSDILVIPLEMGMDLHFIKGEGPIFESPVKNENDLAKLSLQKAVKNLQYVYDTISLTREKLPKDKALIGFCGAPWTIATYMIEGKGSKTYSVCKKLLYTNPEFLHKILTLITETLKLYLENQIKSGVNTVQIFDSWASALECEAFFEFSWKYIIEICDFIKAKYPQIPIIVFPKGISGYLDKIYGNFDVFGVDWSTPLESASKILSAKYTLQGNMEPCRLYNKNAIKESVEQILNTMKGKPHIFNLGHGILPDIPVENAKYFIRLVQERSSL; encoded by the coding sequence ATGATTTTTATAGATGCTTGTTTAAAGAAAAAAACGCCTTATACGCCTGTTTGGATGATGCGCCAAGCAGGAAGATATCTGCCTGAATATATGAAAGTGCGAAATGAAGTCGGTGGTTTTTTGGAACTTTGTAAAAATTATAAAAAAGCAAGTGAAGTTACAATTCAGCCGGTTGAAATTTTAGGTGTGGATGCTGCGATTTTATTTAGCGATATTTTAGTCATTCCGCTTGAAATGGGAATGGATTTGCACTTCATAAAAGGTGAAGGACCGATATTTGAATCGCCTGTTAAAAATGAAAACGATTTAGCGAAGCTGAGCTTGCAAAAAGCCGTAAAAAATCTGCAATATGTTTATGATACGATTTCGCTTACAAGAGAAAAACTTCCGAAAGATAAGGCATTAATCGGCTTTTGTGGCGCTCCTTGGACGATTGCCACTTATATGATAGAAGGAAAAGGAAGCAAAACATACAGCGTCTGTAAAAAACTTCTTTATACAAATCCCGAATTTTTACACAAAATCTTAACTTTAATAACCGAAACACTGAAACTTTACCTTGAAAATCAAATCAAAAGCGGCGTAAATACTGTGCAAATTTTTGATTCGTGGGCAAGTGCTTTGGAATGTGAAGCTTTTTTCGAGTTTTCGTGGAAATACATCATTGAAATTTGCGATTTTATAAAAGCGAAATATCCGCAAATTCCTATAATCGTTTTTCCAAAAGGAATAAGCGGTTATTTGGATAAAATTTACGGAAATTTCGACGTTTTCGGTGTAGATTGGAGCACGCCGCTTGAGTCCGCAAGTAAGATTTTAAGTGCAAAATATACTTTGCAGGGCAATATGGAACCTTGTCGTTTATATAATAAAAATGCGATAAAAGAAAGTGTAGAGCAAATTTTAAACACGATGAAAGGAAAACCGCATATTTTCAATTTAGGGCATGGAATTTTACCTGATATTCCTGTGGAAAATGCGAAATATTTTATACGTCTTGTGCAAGAAAGATCTTCACTGTGA
- a CDS encoding radical SAM protein yields the protein MSFKYIFGPVSSRRFGQSLGVDLSPNTKQCNFNCLYCELSKKRAISEMSEIAPVDEILNEIKKGLKEFNGVEVLTITANGEPTLYPYFSELINSIKKLNISPKLLILSNASKIAENFDDLLKFDIVKFSLDAACEEIFKKIDNPKKVQISKIIENIIKFRQKFTGMLVIEILVVSDINDSEDEFKNLAKALRDIKANRVDIGTIDRPPAFDCKAVSLERLNELAEILKKENIKNVEIIAKPAYSGIKLHIDKDEILATIKRRPQSETDISQMFDEFSLQNLRELLNEHKILLKNGFFILN from the coding sequence GTGAGCTTTAAATACATTTTCGGTCCGGTCAGCTCACGCCGTTTCGGTCAAAGTCTTGGCGTAGATTTAAGCCCGAATACAAAACAATGCAATTTTAACTGCCTTTACTGCGAACTTTCAAAAAAACGGGCAATATCTGAAATGAGCGAAATTGCGCCTGTTGATGAAATTTTAAATGAAATAAAAAAAGGCTTAAAAGAATTTAACGGCGTTGAAGTTTTAACTATTACGGCAAATGGCGAACCTACTTTATATCCGTATTTTAGCGAACTTATAAATTCTATAAAAAAATTAAATATTTCGCCGAAGCTTTTAATTCTTTCAAATGCTTCCAAAATCGCGGAAAATTTTGATGATTTACTAAAATTCGACATTGTCAAATTTTCGCTTGATGCAGCCTGTGAGGAAATTTTTAAAAAAATCGACAATCCGAAAAAAGTTCAAATTTCAAAAATTATAGAAAATATCATAAAATTTCGCCAAAAATTTACCGGAATGCTGGTAATTGAAATTTTGGTCGTATCGGACATAAATGACAGCGAAGATGAATTTAAAAATCTGGCAAAAGCATTGCGTGATATAAAAGCAAACCGCGTTGATATCGGCACAATCGACAGACCGCCCGCTTTTGATTGTAAAGCCGTAAGTTTAGAGCGTCTTAACGAGCTGGCTGAAATTTTAAAAAAAGAAAATATAAAAAATGTCGAAATAATCGCAAAACCTGCATATAGCGGCATAAAACTTCATATAGATAAAGATGAAATTTTAGCCACTATAAAACGTCGTCCGCAAAGCGAAACCGATATTTCACAAATGTTTGATGAGTTCAGTTTGCAAAATTTACGCGAACTTTTAAATGAACACAAAATTTTGTTAAAAAACGGATTTTTTATCTTAAATTAA
- the fldA gene encoding flavodoxin FldA, whose translation MIGIIFGSSMGNTEEAANLTAKILVEKGITCEVKNITDISPADFSKYDTLILGSSTWGDGDLQDDWESFDFDAIEISGKKVALFGFGDSAGYSDTFCNAIGKLYNIFVKKGAQIFGFVDTDGYDFDESEAVKDGKFVGLALDNDNQSELTEERIKSWIEANF comes from the coding sequence ATGATAGGTATAATTTTTGGCAGCTCTATGGGAAATACCGAAGAAGCGGCTAATTTAACGGCTAAAATTTTAGTTGAAAAAGGCATAACTTGCGAAGTAAAAAATATAACTGATATTTCGCCTGCTGATTTTTCAAAATATGACACATTGATACTTGGAAGCTCGACTTGGGGAGATGGTGATTTACAGGATGATTGGGAAAGTTTTGATTTTGACGCTATTGAAATAAGCGGCAAAAAAGTTGCGCTTTTCGGTTTTGGAGACAGCGCCGGTTATTCTGATACTTTTTGCAATGCAATAGGCAAACTTTATAATATTTTTGTCAAAAAAGGTGCGCAAATTTTTGGCTTTGTAGATACAGATGGATATGATTTTGATGAAAGTGAAGCTGTAAAAGACGGTAAATTTGTCGGGCTCGCACTTGATAACGACAATCAGAGCGAACTTACCGAAGAGCGCATTAAATCGTGGATTGAAGCGAATTTTTAA
- a CDS encoding DUF2325 domain-containing protein, which produces MSVLVIGADEITPIKAVLKDLGASKIEHWDARNENRVNRKPIPMDTQCVVMLTSFLNHNTMKKIKSETKKRNIPLVCAKRSVSCVFCEYCKVFGINKNGECPCK; this is translated from the coding sequence ATGTCAGTTTTAGTAATCGGGGCAGATGAAATAACGCCTATAAAAGCAGTTTTGAAAGATCTTGGAGCAAGTAAAATCGAGCATTGGGATGCAAGAAATGAAAATCGTGTGAATCGTAAGCCGATTCCGATGGACACGCAGTGCGTGGTAATGCTAACAAGTTTTTTAAATCACAATACAATGAAAAAAATAAAAAGTGAAACCAAAAAGCGAAATATTCCGCTGGTTTGTGCTAAAAGAAGTGTAAGTTGTGTATTTTGTGAATATTGTAAAGTGTTCGGCATAAATAAAAACGGTGAATGTCCGTGCAAATAA
- a CDS encoding phosphoribosylanthranilate isomerase — MKFKICGIKNENEADEVAKLKIDFLGVIFAESKRQVSPQMAQKIVKIAHQNGKKAVGVFAGITKFKILEICDFAKLDAVQIYDNINFENELKNRNIELWQVVSIKNEIPNIHNYKFDKILFDYKGKKIGGNGISWNFSLLENFKKNHPKINFIIAGGINVKNAKKAASYAPFALDINSSVENDVGIKEKGKILEILNLFKS, encoded by the coding sequence GTGAAATTTAAAATTTGCGGAATAAAAAACGAAAACGAAGCAGACGAAGTCGCCAAATTAAAAATAGATTTTTTAGGAGTAATCTTTGCTGAATCTAAAAGGCAAGTAAGTCCGCAAATGGCACAAAAAATAGTAAAAATAGCTCATCAAAACGGTAAAAAAGCAGTCGGAGTTTTTGCAGGAATTACAAAATTTAAAATTTTAGAAATTTGCGATTTTGCAAAACTTGACGCGGTTCAAATTTACGATAATATAAATTTTGAAAATGAGTTAAAAAATAGAAATATAGAGCTTTGGCAAGTTGTAAGTATAAAAAATGAAATTCCAAATATACATAATTACAAATTCGACAAAATCTTATTCGACTATAAAGGCAAAAAAATCGGCGGAAACGGAATTAGCTGGAATTTTTCACTTTTGGAGAATTTTAAAAAAAATCACCCGAAAATAAATTTTATAATTGCAGGCGGAATAAACGTTAAAAATGCGAAAAAAGCGGCAAGTTATGCACCATTTGCGCTTGACATAAACTCGTCCGTGGAAAATGATGTAGGGATAAAAGAAAAAGGTAAAATTCTGGAAATCCTAAACCTTTTTAAAAGCTAA
- the trpB gene encoding tryptophan synthase subunit beta encodes MNKKAYYGKFGGQFVPETAMFALEELEYAYKHITKTKEFKDELNWLLHEYVGRPSPLYYAKKLSKYYGHEIYLKREDLNHTGAHKINNALGQALLAKKMGKTKVIAETGAGQHGVATATAAALLGLECNIYMGEVDAARQRLNRFRMELLGAKVVEIRSGLRTLKEATTAAIQAWVNEIENVFYVIGSVVGPYPYPEIVKHFQSVIGKETKAQLKKMGIKADYIVACVGGGSNAMGIFSAFLKDKNVNLCGVEAGGLGADTPYNAATLTNGKAGIIHGMKTIVLQDKYGRILPVHSISAGLDYPGVGPEHSNLFDTGRAHYEAVSDDEAINALKLLCKTEGIIPAIESAHALAYLDKLCPKLKGHKTIVVNVSGRGDKDIDSIINYKKGTIYG; translated from the coding sequence ATGAATAAGAAAGCGTATTATGGGAAGTTTGGCGGACAATTTGTCCCTGAAACAGCAATGTTTGCGTTAGAAGAACTTGAATATGCCTACAAACATATAACAAAAACAAAAGAATTTAAAGATGAGTTGAACTGGTTATTGCATGAATATGTCGGACGCCCATCGCCACTTTATTATGCCAAAAAACTTAGCAAATATTACGGACATGAAATTTACTTAAAACGCGAAGATTTAAACCATACCGGCGCACACAAAATAAATAACGCTCTAGGACAAGCTTTGTTAGCTAAAAAAATGGGCAAAACAAAGGTTATCGCTGAAACAGGAGCCGGACAGCACGGCGTGGCTACAGCTACAGCCGCTGCTTTACTGGGACTTGAATGCAATATTTATATGGGCGAAGTGGATGCAGCCCGTCAAAGACTTAACAGATTTAGAATGGAACTTTTAGGCGCAAAAGTTGTAGAAATAAGATCAGGGCTTAGAACACTAAAAGAGGCCACAACAGCAGCAATTCAAGCTTGGGTAAATGAAATAGAAAATGTTTTTTATGTAATAGGTTCAGTCGTCGGTCCTTATCCTTATCCTGAGATTGTAAAACACTTCCAAAGTGTAATAGGAAAAGAGACAAAAGCTCAACTTAAAAAAATGGGAATAAAAGCCGATTATATAGTAGCTTGCGTAGGCGGCGGAAGTAATGCTATGGGAATTTTCAGCGCATTTTTAAAAGATAAAAACGTTAATCTTTGCGGCGTTGAAGCAGGAGGTCTTGGAGCCGATACTCCTTATAATGCGGCAACTCTTACAAATGGTAAAGCTGGCATTATTCACGGAATGAAAACAATTGTTTTACAAGATAAATATGGCAGAATTTTGCCTGTACACAGTATTTCGGCAGGACTTGATTATCCTGGCGTAGGACCTGAGCATTCAAATCTATTTGACACTGGACGCGCACACTATGAAGCTGTAAGCGATGATGAAGCTATAAATGCGCTTAAATTACTTTGCAAAACCGAAGGAATCATCCCGGCAATCGAATCGGCACACGCTTTGGCATATTTGGATAAACTTTGCCCGAAACTTAAAGGTCATAAAACTATAGTCGTAAATGTGAGTGGCAGAGGTGATAAAGACATAGATTCAATCATAAACTATAAAAAAGGAACAATTTATGGATAA
- the trpA gene encoding tryptophan synthase subunit alpha, protein MDKIKKAFENGANIGYIVAGYPNVEHTKNFLNSLDECALDIVEIGIPYSDPLADGPVVFNASFQAVQNGVNTDTVFKILSEVETKKPLIFLVYFNLIFAYGMKKFIKKCAEAGISGLIIPDLPFEENEEIFKLCEKEKIALIPLISITSEHRAKKVLSRAGGFIYAISAIGVTGTKLTPMERLKNMLSDLKKMSDLPVAVGFGIRTNEDIRNMRKYADGVILGTSIVKLSEEFEGKEFLQKINELFK, encoded by the coding sequence ATGGATAAGATAAAAAAAGCGTTTGAAAATGGAGCAAATATCGGTTATATCGTTGCCGGATATCCAAATGTAGAGCATACGAAAAATTTTTTAAATTCACTTGATGAGTGCGCACTTGATATTGTTGAAATAGGTATTCCATATTCAGATCCTTTAGCTGATGGACCTGTGGTGTTTAACGCAAGCTTTCAGGCGGTGCAAAACGGCGTAAATACGGACACTGTATTTAAAATTTTAAGTGAAGTTGAAACTAAAAAACCGCTTATTTTTTTAGTTTATTTCAATTTGATTTTTGCCTACGGAATGAAAAAATTTATCAAAAAATGCGCTGAAGCTGGAATTTCAGGTTTGATAATTCCGGATCTTCCTTTTGAGGAAAATGAAGAAATTTTTAAACTTTGTGAAAAAGAAAAAATCGCTTTAATACCGCTAATAAGTATAACAAGCGAACATAGAGCAAAAAAAGTTTTAAGCAGAGCTGGCGGATTTATATACGCAATATCGGCAATAGGCGTAACAGGAACAAAACTAACTCCAATGGAAAGACTAAAAAATATGCTTTCTGATCTTAAAAAAATGAGCGATTTACCGGTAGCTGTCGGCTTTGGTATACGCACAAACGAAGATATAAGAAATATGCGCAAATACGCGGACGGTGTAATACTTGGAACTTCTATCGTAAAACTTTCCGAAGAATTTGAAGGTAAAGAGTTTTTACAAAAAATAAACGAGCTTTTTAAATAA